From a region of the Hemibagrus wyckioides isolate EC202008001 linkage group LG14, SWU_Hwy_1.0, whole genome shotgun sequence genome:
- the lingo4a gene encoding leucine-rich repeat and immunoglobulin-like domain-containing nogo receptor-interacting protein 4a translates to MFGEAADLWMVYWWVAQLCIVGGSVEEIPPWPCPQNCECFHEPLKVNCSSCHLNSVPEGIHKNTQSLNLANNLLNTLGKHQFSDLEQLQELDLSENLLTVIEVQAFSGLQNLLILRISQNRLKVILVGVFSGLQSLRLLDISKNEILVFLNDMFYEMPSLQKLEVNENELVFISNRAFSGLLYLQELNLDGYNLTSFPTEALSQLPRLVRLRFSHTGLTVLPNNSFRQLTQLRELTVSQWHRLDTLLPNSLTGVNLTSLTLSYCNLSSVPYTSLRHLVYLLYLDLSYNPITSIQPNLLRDLLRLQEFHLVGGNLQRVEPGAFRGLVHIRLLNVSLNQLSTLEETVFQSIETLQVLRLDENPLACDCRLFWVLQRHLHLSSDEQPPKCASPVQVQGRTFQDFTEAELPVLFTCRQARILNRKPQEMRVDEGQTVLFLCQVDGDPSPSVIWVSPQRTLLPTTGRIRVLSNGTLEVRYVQVQDSGIYYCFASNVAGNDTISVSLWVRRYMTSLSRNRSAHFFLDGWSFSSTHPPVNGSYNAQPFPFDLKTLLVAVTMGFLSFLSSVAVCFIFMFFWSQSKGQIKRTATIDFVPHSTGAGSGGGRTRMETGRFTMKLI, encoded by the coding sequence ATGTTTGGGGAAGCTGCTGATTTGTGGATGGTGTATTGGTGGGTGGCACAACTGTGCATAGTAGGTGGGTCAGTAGAAGAAATCCCACCTTGGCCATGCCCTCAGAATTGTGAGTGCTTCCATGAACCTCTTAAGGTCAACTGTTCCTCATGTCACTTAAATTCTGTACCGGAGGGTatccataaaaacacacaaagcctCAATCTGGCCAATAATCTACTGAATACACTTGGAAAACATCAGTTCTCTGATCTGGAACAACTTCAGGAATTGGATTTGAGTGAAAATTTGCTGACAGTGATCGAAGTGCAAGCATTCTCTGGCCTGCAAAACCTTCTCATTCTGAGGATTTCCCAAAATCGTCTGAAGGTCATTTTGGTTGGAGTGTTCTCTGGACTTCAGAGTCTCCGTCTGCTGGACATTAGTAAGAATGAAATCCTTGTGTTTCTCAATGACATGTTTTATGAGATGCCATCTCTACAGAAGTTAGAAGTGAATGAGAATGAGCTTGTGTTTATCTCAAATCGTGCCTTCAGTGGCCTACTATACCTTCAGGAACTTAACCTGGATGGCTATAACCTTACTTCATTCCCAACTGAGGCACTGTCACAGCTTCCCAGGCTGGTGAGGCTGCGTTTCTCTCACACTGGTCTCACAGTGCTACCCAACAATTCATTTAGGCAGCTGACTCAGCTCAGGGAGCTGACAGTGTCCCAGTGGCACAGGCTGGATACACTCTTACCTAATAGCTTGACTGGAGTCAACCTTACCTCTCTGACACTCAGCTACTGCAACCTGAGCTCTGTGCCATATACTTCTTTGCGCCATCTGGTTTATTTACTCTACTTAGACCTGTCCTACAACCCTATCACCTCCATCCAGCCAAATCTGCTCAGAGACCTTCTACGATTGCAAGAGTTCCATTTAGTTGGTGGAAATCTCCAGAGGGTGGAACCAGGTGCTTTCCGTGGCCTTGTTCACATTCGGCTATTGAATGTATCATTAAATCAACTGTCCACACTGGAAGAGACTGTGTTCCAATCAATAGAGACACTTCAGGTACTTCGGCTGGATGAGAACCCACTTGCTTGTGACTGCCGACTATTTTGGGTCCTGCAGCGTCATCTGCATCTAAGCAGCGATGAACAGCCACCTAAATGTGCCTCACCTGTACAGGTGCAGGGTAGAACATTCCAGGATTTCACAGAGGCTGAGCTTCCAGTGTTGTTTACTTGTAGACAGGCGCGTATACTAAATCGCAAGCCACAGGAGATGCGTGTGGATGAAGGCCAAACAGTCCTGTTCCTTTGCCAAGTGGATGGTGACCCGTCACCCTCGGTCATCTGGGTGAGCCCTCAGCGGACGCTTCTGCCTACAACTGGTCGGATCCGTGTGCTGTCCAATGGAACTCTTGAGGTGCGTTATGTACAAGTGCAAGATAGTGGCATCTACTACTGCTTTGCATCCAATGTGGCAGGGAATGACACAATTTCTGTTAGTCTGTGGGTGCGAAGATATATGACTTCCTTATCTCGGAATCGCTCTGCCCACTTCTTTCTTGATGGGTGGAGCttttcatccacccatccaccagTAAACGGCTCATACAATGCTCAGCCATTTCCATTTGACTTGAAGACACTGCTGGTTGCAGTAACAATGGGCTTTCTGTCCTTCCTGAGCTCTGTGGCAGTTTGCTTTATATTTATGTTCTTTTGGAGTCAGAGCAAAGGGCAGATCAAACGCACAGCCACAATTGACTTTGTACCTCACAGTACAGGAGCAGGATCAGGGGGAGGACGGACCAGGATGGAGACTGGCAGGTTTACCATGAAGCTCATCTAA